The genomic region TAGGTAAGGTTCTTCGCGTTGCTTCGAATTAAACCACATGCTCCGCTGCTTGTGCGGGCCCCCGTCAATTCCTTTGAGTTTTAATCTTGCGACCGTACTCCCCAGGCGGAATACTTAATGCGTTAGCGGCGGCACAGAGGTCATGACAACCCCTACACCTAGTATTCATCGTTTACGGCGTGGACTACCAGGGTATCTAATCCTGTTTGCTCCCCACGCTTTCGAGCCTCAGCGTCAGTTACAGTCCAGAGAGCCGCCTTCGCCACTGGTGTTCTTCCTAATCTCTACGCATTTCACCGCTACACTAGGAATTCCACTCTCCTCTCCTGCACTCTAGACTTTCAGTTTGAAATGCAGCCCCCGGGTTGAGCCCGAGTATTTCACATCTCACTTAAAAGTCCGCCTACGCTCCCTTTACGCCCAGTAAATCCGGACAACGCTCGCCACCTACGTATTACCGCGGCTGCTGGCACGTAGTTAGCCGTGGCTTCCTCCTCAGGTACCGTCATTATCGTCCCTGAAGACAGAGCTTTACGATCCGAAAACCTTCATCACTCACGCGGCGTTGCTGCATCAGGGTTTCCCCCATTGTGCAATATTCCCCACTGCTGCCTCCCGTAGGAGTCTGGGCCGTGTCTCAGTCCCAATGTGGCCGATCACCCTCTCAGGTCGGCTACGCATCGTCGCCTTGGTGAGCCGTTACCTCACCAACTAGCTAATGCGCCGCGGGCCCATCTTATAGCGGATTGCTCCTTTGATTGAAGCTTCATGCGAAGCTTCAATATTATGCGGTATTAATCTCCCTTTCGGGAGGCTATTCCCCTCTATAAGGCAGGTTGCCCACGTGTTACTCACCCGTCCGCCGCTAGGTTCATTCCCGAAGGAAATCACCTCGCTCGACTTGCATGTGTTAGGCACGCCGCCAGCGTTCGTCCTGAGCCAGGATCAAACTCTCACTAAAAAGTTTAATCTGTCTCAAATTACTTTGAGTTAATCTTAGACGTTCAAAAGAATTGCTGGTTTATATACTTAATATTCTGTTCAATTTTCAAAGACCAAAATCAAATTCTCATTTGATTTTCTTTATCGCCCTCAAGCGACTTTTTTATATTATCATCTAAAAATAAATTTGTCAACTATTTTTTATTCCTTATTTTTAATTAAATTTAAAATAACTCTTTTTAAGGAACTTATATTATAATATCACCTAAAATTTATTATGTCAACTTTTTATATTTTTATGTTATTTATTTTGAATTTTCTAATATTATTTTTATTCAAACAAAAAAGAAGATTAATTAAAATCTTCTTTTTATAATAAAAATTAATCTTATTCACTTTAAATGATTTACTATATGTAAAATAAATATTATTTATTATGTTTCAAAGTTTCCATTATTATTAAAGCAGTATCCTCTATAGCTCTTTGACTAATATCTATTGTTTTGCATCCCAGCCTTTTCATTACTTTGTCCGCAAATTCAAATTCTTCCAATACTCTAGCATCACCTGCATATTCAATTCCAGTTGGTACCCTATGAAACTTATCTAATCTCTTTTTTCTTATTTCAATCAATTGAATTGGATTTATTACAAGCCCAAATATTTTCTTTCTATCAACTTCATATAACTCATCTGGTATTTTTACTTCAGGCATTAGAGGAATATTAATAGCTTTTATACCTTTATTAGCTAAATACATAGACAATGGCGTTTTAGATGTTCTTGATAATCCTATGAGTACAACATCTGCATTTTTTAATCCTCTATAATCCTTACTATCATCATATTGCATTGCAAATTCCATTGCTTCTATTCTTTTAAAATAAGATTCATCTATTTTTCTTAATGCACCAGGATTATTTTCTGGCATTATTCCTAATATAGAAGATGCAACATTTAATATTGGACCTAATACATTTATTACTGAAATATTCTTTTCTATGCATTTTTGAGTTAGATATTCTCTTACATTTACAGTTATTATAGTAGATACAACCATAACCTTTTCACATTCAGCAACTTCATTAATAAATTCAGCTACATCATCTAAACTTTTTATATAAGGAACTCTTTTTACTTCTATTTCTCCATTAAATTGACTTGCAACCGCTAATGCAACTTGTTGAGCTGTTTCACCTATTGAATCAGATACTGCAAAAATTTTTAACATCTCTTTCCCTCCTAAACATTCTTTTATACCTTAGTTATTAACCATAAATAATTTAAATATAATGTAAAATTTTATAATTAAATTATAGCAATATTTTAGATAAATTGTTATCCTTATATTACTGTTTGATAAAATTTTAGTATCTTTACTGGGGAGGATTAATATGAATAGACATTATAATAAAGATAAGTTAATTATTATTGGCGGATTGCCAGCAATGTGGCTTATATATTTTGCTTTTGAAATTGTAACAGGTAGAGTAAAGGATACATATACATTCTTTTTAAATTTATCATTAACCTTAGTATTTGCATTAACAGGCTATATAATTTATAAATTATCTAATAAATTTATAAATGGATTTAGTAACAAGAATGTAATATTAATCTTTTTTCTATTATTGATAATTGATCAAGGAATTAAACTAATTATAAAAAACTATTTTTTTAATGATTATTTTGAAATAATCAAAGGCTTTCTTGCTTTTGATCCTATTATTAACACCAAGGGATCTTGGCTTAATGCAAGATTTAATTTTAAGGTAGGATTTACTCCTTTAATCATAATGAATGGAATCGCCCTTTTCTTATTTATTGAATTATATAGATATTATTTATCTAAATATAAAAAAAATTATTGGGTGGATAATTCTTTTATATTTATTACTGTTGGTGCCTTATGTTCATTTATAGATAAAATTTTCTATGGAGGAAGCTTAGATTTTATTGGAATTAGTGATTTATTTATTGCTGATATTAAAGATATTTATATAAATGCTGGAATATTATTTTTTATTGTTCTCATATATAAAAGCGGATACTTAACTGATAATAATTCTACATCATTAAAAGAAGATTGGGATTTACTAAAAGAATTCTTAATATTTATCAAAAATGATATATTAAAAAAATAAAAAGAAAGGTATAAAACCTTTCTTTTTTTATATAATGCTAAGCAAGTTTCTATAAAAAAATCACTCCATAATAATGAAGTGATTTGGTGGCTTACCCGGGAATCGAACCCGGGACACCTTGATTAAAAGTCAAGTGCTCTACCGACTGAGCTAGTAAACCATATTACCTGGCAATGTTCTACTCTCCCACAAGGCTTCCCCTGCAGTACCATCGACGCTGTAGAGCTTAACTGTCCTGTTCGGAATGGGAAGGAGTGTTTCCTCTACGCCATTATCACCAGATTTTAATCTCAACAGTTATTGATTATACAATAACTAAATTAGCTTGTCAACATATTTTTCAGATAACTTATATTTTTTCTTATTTATTTCAAATCTTATTATAAGATTTTTTCAAAATATAAATTCTAATCTTATTATTAACCATGACAAAATTTATATTCAGTAAATTTTTGTCATATTTTAATAGGAAAATTTGGTGCGTCATCAGGGGGTCGAACCCTGGACACCCTGATTAAGAGTCAGGTGCTCTACCAACTGAGCTAATAACACATATATAACCTGGCAACGTTCTACTCTCCCACAGGGCTTCCCCTGCAGTACCATCGACGCTGTAGAGCTTAACTGTCCTGTTCGGAATGGGAAGGAGTGTTTCCTCTACGCCATTGTCACCAGATTTCAGAGAACTTGTTCTCTGAAAATTGCACATGAATATAGCCATTATTATTTTGGTCAAGCCCTCGACCTATTAGTATTAGTCAGCTAAATATGTTACCATACTTACACCTCTAACCTATCAACCTTGTGTTCTTCAAGGGGTCTTACTAGCTTATGCTATGGGAAATCTCATCTTGAGGGGGGCTTCACGCTTAGATGCTTTCAGCGTTTATCCCTTCCCGACTTAGCTACCCAGCTATGCTCTTGGCAGAACAACTGGTACACCAGAGGTCAGTCCATCCCGGTCCTCTCGTACTAAGGACAGCTCCTCTCAAATTTCCTACGCCCGCGACGGATAGGGACCGAACTGTCTCACGACGTTCTGAACCCAGCTCGCGTGCCGCTTTAATGGGCGAACAGCCCAACCCTTGGGACCTACTTCAGCCCCAGGATGCGACGAGCCGACATCGAGGTGCCAAACCTCCCCGTCGATGTGGACTCTTGGGGGAGATCAGCCTGTTATCCCCGAGGTAGCTTTTATCCGTTGAGCGATGGCCCTCCCACGAGGTACCACCGGATCACTAAGCCCGACTTTCGTCCCTGCTCCACTTGTGGGTGTCGCAGTCAGGCTCCCTTCTGCCTTTACACTCTACGAACGATTTCCGACCGTTCTGAGGGAACCTTTGGGCGCCTCCGTTACTTTTTAGGAGGCGACCGCCCCAGTCAAACTGCCCACCTAACAATGTCCTGTCACCAGCTTCATGGCGTCCAGTTAGAATCCCAATACTATCAGGGTGGTATCCCAAGGACGACTCCGCTGAGGCTGACGCCCCAGTTTCCCAGTCTCCCACCTATCCTGTACAGACAATATCGAAACTCAATGCTAAGCTACAGTAAAGCTCTACGGGGTCTTTCCGTCCAATCGCGGGTAGCGAGCATCTTCACTCGCACTACAACTTCGCCGGATTTGCAGTTGAGACAGTGCCCAAGTCATTACGCCATTCGTGCGGGTCAGAACTTACCTGACAAGGAATTTCGCTACCTTAGGACCGTTATAGTTACGGCCGCCGTTTACTGGGGCTTAAGTTCACACCTTCGCTTGCGCTAAGTGTTCCCCTTAACCTTCCAGCACCGGGCAGGCGTCAGCCCCTATACATCAGCTTACGCTTTAGCAGAGACCTGTGTTTTTGCTAAACAGTTGCTTGGGCCTATTCTCTGCGGCCTGCTCTCGCAGGCACCCCTTCTCGCGAACTTACGGGGTCAATTTGCCTAGTTCCTTAACTGCAATTCTTCCGATGGCCTTAGGATTCTCTCCTCATCTACCTGTGTCGGTTTGCGGTACGGGCACTACTTCTCTCTCTAGATGCTTTTCTTGGAAGCATGGAATCAGATACTTCGGTCATAATGACCTTCCCCATCACACCTCAGGATTGTCAGAACGGATTTGCCTATCCTGACTCCCTAAATGCTTAGACTAGCACGACCAACGGCTAGCACATCCTATCCTTCTCCGTCACACCATCGATAATAACGATAATAGTGGTATTGGAATATCAACCAATTGTCCATCACCTACGCCTTTCGGCCTGGGCTTAGGTCCCGACTAACCCTGGGCGGACGAGCCTTCCCCAGGAAACCTTAGATTTTCGGCCTGTAAGATTCTCACTTACATCTCGCTACTGATGCCAACATTCTCACTCGTAATCAGTCCACCGCTCCTTACGGTACGACTTCAGCCCGATTACGACGCTCCTCTACCGCTCACACGAAGTGTGAACCCGTAGCTTCGGTGGTAAGTTTGAGCCCCGGACATTTTCGGCGCAGGATCTCTCGACTAGTGAGCTATTACGCACTCTTTAAATGAGTGGCTGCTTCTAAGCCAACATCCTAGTTGTCTTAGAAATCCCACATCCTTTACCACTTAACTTACACTTTGGGACCTTAGCTGACGATCTGGGCTTTTTCCCTTTTGACTACGGACCTTATCATTCGCAGTCTGACTGCCGGACTAATAGTATATGGCATTCGGAGTTTGATAAGGTTCGGTAAGCAATATGCCCCCTAGCCCATTCAGTGCTCTACCTCCATTACTCATATCCGACGCTAGCCCTAAAGCTATTTCGAGGAGAACCAGCTATCTCCGAGTTCGATTGGAATTTCTCCGCTATCCACAGCTCATCCCATGCTTTTTCAACAGCAACGTGGTTCGGTCCTCCACGGGGTTTTACCCCCGCTTCAACCTGGCCATGGATAGGTCACCCGGTTTCGGGTCTACGGCATGCAACTAGTCGCCCTATTAAGACTTGGTTTCCCTTCGGCTCCGTACCTTAAGTACTTAACCTTGCTACATACCGTAACTCGTTGGCTCGTTCTACAAAAAGCACGTCATCACCCTCATAAGGGGCTTTGACCGGTTGTAGGCACACGGTTTCAGGTTCTATTTCACTCCCCTCCCGGGGTTCTTTTCACCTTTCCCTCACGGTACTGCTTCACTATCGGTCATCAGGTAGTATTTAGCCTTGGGAGGTGGTCCTCCCTGCTTCCCACAAGGTTTCACGTGTCTCGTGGTACTCTGGATTAGAACTTGATTATTATAACTTTCACCTACGTGGCTATTACACCCTGTGGCTCAACTTTCCAGTTGTATTCGGTTAGCTATAATTTCTCGTTATGTTCTATCCGCAACCCCAGAGATAAATCTCTGGTTTGGGCTCTTTCCCTTTCGCTCGCCGCTACTAAGGAAATCGATTTTTCTTTCTCTTCCTCTAGGTACTTAGATGTTTCAGTTCCCTAGGTTTACCCTCTTAAGGCTATGTATTCACCTTAAGATACATGGGGTTTCCCATGTGAGTTTACTCATTCGGAGATCTCCGGATCACTGGCTATGTGCGCCTACCCGAAGCTTATCGCAGCTTATCACGTCCTTCATCGGCTCCTGATGCCAAGGCATTCACCATGCGCCCTTTGTAGCTTGACCTAATGGTTCTTTTTTACAAAAGTTATTCGCAAAGAATAATTTGGCTTGTTGTATTCAATTTATATTGAAGTTGTTTTATTCATGTGCAATTTTCAAAGAACAATAAATGTTTAATAAACTTCGCATTACTTTGTCGGCTTCCTCGCTGTGCTGCTCACATATGTATTAATATGCTCCGCTGCGCGCTCGTCGCCTTCGCGTACTGCTCGTTTCTAAAACATTTATACATTTTGAAGAACTTTTGGTCCTTCAAAATTGAACAGAAACTAAGTAAAGGCAATCTTTTAAACTATTGTACTAGAAAGCATCATGCTTTACTAGATTTCTCCATAGAAAGGAGGTGATCCAGCCGCAGGTTCTCCTACGGCTACCTTGTTACGACTTCACCCCAATCGCTGACCCTACCTTAGGCCGCTGCCTCCCTTACGGGTTAGCTCACGGACTTTGGGTATTGCCAACTCTCATGGTGTGACGGGCGGTGTGTACAAGGCCCGGGAACGTATTCACCGCGACATTCTGATTCGCGATTACTAGCAACTCCAGCTTCATGTAGGCGAGTTTCAGCCTACAATCCGAACTGAGACAAGTTTTATAGGTTAGCTCCACCTCGCGGTATTGCATCTCGTTGTACTTGCCATTGTAGCACGTGTGTAGCCCTAGACATAAGGGGCATGATGATTTGACGTCATCCCCACCTTCCTCCCGGTTAACCCGGGCAGTCTCGCTAGAGTGCTCAACTTAATGGTAGCAACTAACAATAGGGGTTGCGCTCGTTGCGGGACTTAACCCAACATCTCACGACACGAGCTGACGACAACCATGCACCACCTGTCATCCTGTCCCCGAAGGGACTTCCCCGGTTAAGGGTAATGCAGGAGATGTCAAGTCTAGGTAAGGTTCTTCGCGTTGCTTCGAATTAAACCACATGCTCCGCTGCTTGTGCGGGCCCCCGTCAATTCCTTTGAGTTTTAATCTTGCGACCGTACTCCCCAGGCGGAATACTTAATGCGTTAGCGGCGGCACAGAGGTCATGACAACCCCTACACCTAGTATTCATCGTTTACGGCGTGGACTACCAGGGTATCTAATCCTGTTTGCTCCCCACGCTTTCGAGCCTCAGCGTCAGTTACAGTCCAGAGAGCCGCCTTCGCCACTGGTGTTCTTCCTAATCTCTACGCATTTCACCGCTACACTAGGAATTCCACTCTCCTCTCCTGCACTCTAGACTTTCAGTTTGAAATGCAGCCCCCGGGTTGAGCCCGAGTATTTCACATCTCACTTAAAAGTCCGCCTACGCTCCCTTTACGCCCAGTAAATCCGGACAACGCTCGCCACCTACGTATTACCGCGGCTGCTGGCACGTAGTTAGCCGTGGCTTCCTCCTCAGGTACCGTCATTATCGTCCCTGAAGACAGAGCTTTACGATCCGAAAACCTTCATCACTCACGCGGCGTTGCTGCATCAGGGTTTCCCCCATTGTGCAATATTCCCCACTGCTGCCTCCCGTAGGAGTCTGGGCCGTGTCTCAGTCCCAATGTGGCCGATCACCCTCTCAGGTCGGCTACGCATCGTCGCCTTGGTGAGCCGTTACCTCACCAACTAGCTAATGCGCCGCGGGCCCATCTTATAGCGGATTGCTCCTTTGATTGAAGCTTCATGCGAAACTTCAATATTATGCGGTATTAATCTCCCTTTCGGGAGGCTATTCCCCTCTATAAGGCAGGTTGCCCACGTGTTACTCACCCGTCCGCCGCTAGGTTCATTCCCGAAGGAAATCACCTCGCTCGACTTGCATGTGTTAGGCACGCCGCCAGCGTTCGTCCTGAGCCAGGATCAAACTCTCACTAAAAAGTTTAATCTGTCTCAAATTACTTTGAGTCTTTTAATGTAACAACGCTTCCTCTTAGTCAGCGTTGTAAGTTCGAATAACTAAATTAAAATTTAGATTCTCACTTAAGACATTCAAAAGAATTGCTGGTTTGTGTTATTACTTAACTTATATTCTGTTCAATTTTCAAAGACCAAATATCATTTGATTTTCTTTATCGCCTCAAGCGACTTTTTTATTGTAAGCTCCTTAAAGAAATTTGTCAACATTTTTTTATTTTTTTAATTAAACTTATGTTTTTCAAATATCTTGTCCGCAGCGACATTGACTATCTTATCACTTTGATATCTTTTAATAATAGCTAATATTACTCAAATAATTAAAATATTTTTATATTTCTTCATAATTTTAATTATTTCTATATATTTCTCCTGTTGATACAGTAGGAATAGTTGTCCTTTTATTTTGTCAAAAATAAGAAAATACCCATGTTATTATGCAATAATTTCTTTATAACATATAGAAAGTGAACTCCAGATAAGAGTTCACTTCCTAAATATTATTTTAATGGATTAAATTTTAACTCCAAATCTCATTAAAATACTCCTGGATAGTTCTATCAGATGAAAAGACTCCTGAACTAGCTATGTTCAGGCCGCACTTTTTCTGCCAATTACACCTATCACTATAGAGTTTATCTACTTTATCTTGAGCCTTTAAATAGCTATTAAAATCTTTTAATACAAAAAACTCATCATTATACCTTAGAAGATTATCATAAATTATTCTAAATCTTTCTCTATCGTTAGAGTAAGTTCCGTCTACCAGACTATCGACAACTCTCTTTATTCTATAATCATTATTATATAGATCATAGGAGTAGTAGCCATGATTATTATATATTTCTAATACTTCTTCTGACTTTGTTCCAAATATGATTATATTATCTTCTCCTACATTTTCTTTTATTTCAATATTAGCTCCATCTAATGTTGCAATAGTTAAAGCTCCATTCATCATAAACTTCATATTAGATGTTCCTGATGCTTCTTTTGTAGCCATTGATATTTGCTCACTTAAATCAGTTGCTGGAATTATCTTTTCTGCTAAGGAAACATTATAGTTTTCCATAAAGACAACTTTTATTTTATCATTTACCCTCTTGTCATTATTAATTTTGTCTGCAACTACATTAATTAGTTCTATAACATTTTTCGCTAATAGATACCCTGGTGCAGCTTTACCAGCAAATATAAAAGTCCTATTATTAATATTCATGCAAGGGTTTTCTAGTATTCTATTATATAAATCCATTATTCTTAGACAATTTAGGACTTGCCTCTTATATCCATGAATCCTTTTTATTTGTGTATCAAATATAGACCTTGGATCTACCTTAATATTTTTTGTGTTATAAATATAATCAGCTAAGTTAATTTTATTATCTAATTTTATAATGCACAGCTCCTCCAAAACTAATTTATCTTCCAACTTATCTTTAAATTCTATTAATCTCAGAGGATCTTTAATAAATCCTTCTCCTATATTTTCTATTAATAGGTCTCTTAAATTAGGATTTATTTTTAATAGCCATCTTCTATGATTTATTCCATTAGTTTTATTATTAAATTTTTCAGGATAATAATTATAGAAATCAACCATTTCTCTCTTTTTTAATATTTCAGTGTGAAGTTTCGCCACTCCATTTACACTATGACTACCTACTATAGCAAGATGAGCCATTTTAACATAGCCATCTGCTATTATTGCCATCTGGGCTATCTTATCCCAATCTCCTGGATACCTAGACCATAACTCCCTACAAAATCTTTCATTAATTTCTTCTATTATTAAAAAGATTCTAGGTAAAAGTTTTTTTATCATATCTACTGGCCACTTTTCTAAAGCTTCTGATAAAATAGTATGGTTTGTATAGGCCACAGTTTTATTAGTTATATCCCAAGCTTCTTCCCAGGATAATCCTTCCTCATCTATTAGTATTCTTATTAATTCAGGAATTACTAGAACTGGATGAGTATCATTGATATGAATAGCAATTTTTTCATTTAGCTTTCTTATTTCTCCATTTTTATTTTTATATTTCTTAATTATACTTTGAAGTCCTGCCGATACAAAGAAATATTCCTGTTTTAATCTAAGAATTTTTCCTTCATAATTTGAATCATCAGGATATAATATTGACGTGATTGATTCAACAGAATTTTTATATTCGTATGCTCTTGAAAAGTCTCCTTTGCTGAAGGCCTCAAAATTAAATTCATCATTAACCGTCTCTGCACTCCATAATCTTAATGTGTTAACTACTCCATTATCATATCCAACAACTGGTGTATCGTAAGGAACTGCTAATACAGCTTCATAATTATAATGTTTAGCAACAAGTTTATTATTAACATTCTCTAACCTTACCTCACCACCAAACTTTATAATCTCAGATTCATCCTTCTTTTTAACTTCCCATGGATTATCTTGCTTCAACCAATTATCAGGAACTTCTACCTGCTTTCCCTCTATTATTTTTTGATTGAAAAATCCATATTTATATCTTATTCCACAACCATGACCTGCTATGGATAGGGATGACATTGAATCTAAGAAACAAGCAGCTAATCTACCTAAGCCGCCATTACCTAACCCTTGATCATTCTCTAGCTCTTCCAATTCAGTTAACTTTATATTTAAATCTGCTAAAGCTTCCTGGCAAACTTCTCTTATTCCTAAATTTATTAAATTATCACTTAATAATCTTCCTATTAAAAACTCCATTGAAAAATAATATATTTCTTTCTTATTATTTTTCTTATATCTGCTCTGAGTATTTAGCCAATCATTCATAACATAGCCTCTTATTAAGCTTCCTAAAACATAATATTTTTGTTCATTTGTACCATCTTCTATTCTTTTTCCGGTTAATTCTAAAAATCTTTTGCTATATTCTTTTTTAAAAGATTCCTTATTTATATTTTTCACAGATGGTTCCTCCTTCTTGACTAAATCCATTCTTACTTCATTATATTGCTTTAAACATAAATAGTTCTTTCAATAATTCTATCCACATATGATAAAAAATTATCAACATGAATCTATATTTTTTAATTTTAATTGTTCATAATTTTATTCCATTTTTATTTAATTGATAATTACTATCTTATAATATATAATATTAACTAAATAAATTATAAAAGGAGAACTAATAATGAATTCAAATAATATAGATAAGAAAAAAGTAAAGGAAATCCAAGCTCCAAAAAAGGTTAAATATCAATGTCTGCATACTACTGAAGCAAGAGAATGTACTTGTATTAGAAGTAAGGGACTTGTTTTAACTAAATAAACTAATCACTATAACAAAACATATTTAAAGCAAACTAAATTTTACAAATTTAAAAAA from Clostridium isatidis harbors:
- a CDS encoding glycogen/starch/alpha-glucan phosphorylase, producing MKNINKESFKKEYSKRFLELTGKRIEDGTNEQKYYVLGSLIRGYVMNDWLNTQSRYKKNNKKEIYYFSMEFLIGRLLSDNLINLGIREVCQEALADLNIKLTELEELENDQGLGNGGLGRLAACFLDSMSSLSIAGHGCGIRYKYGFFNQKIIEGKQVEVPDNWLKQDNPWEVKKKDESEIIKFGGEVRLENVNNKLVAKHYNYEAVLAVPYDTPVVGYDNGVVNTLRLWSAETVNDEFNFEAFSKGDFSRAYEYKNSVESITSILYPDDSNYEGKILRLKQEYFFVSAGLQSIIKKYKNKNGEIRKLNEKIAIHINDTHPVLVIPELIRILIDEEGLSWEEAWDITNKTVAYTNHTILSEALEKWPVDMIKKLLPRIFLIIEEINERFCRELWSRYPGDWDKIAQMAIIADGYVKMAHLAIVGSHSVNGVAKLHTEILKKREMVDFYNYYPEKFNNKTNGINHRRWLLKINPNLRDLLIENIGEGFIKDPLRLIEFKDKLEDKLVLEELCIIKLDNKINLADYIYNTKNIKVDPRSIFDTQIKRIHGYKRQVLNCLRIMDLYNRILENPCMNINNRTFIFAGKAAPGYLLAKNVIELINVVADKINNDKRVNDKIKVVFMENYNVSLAEKIIPATDLSEQISMATKEASGTSNMKFMMNGALTIATLDGANIEIKENVGEDNIIIFGTKSEEVLEIYNNHGYYSYDLYNNDYRIKRVVDSLVDGTYSNDRERFRIIYDNLLRYNDEFFVLKDFNSYLKAQDKVDKLYSDRCNWQKKCGLNIASSGVFSSDRTIQEYFNEIWS
- a CDS encoding pyruvate, water dikinase regulatory protein codes for the protein MLKIFAVSDSIGETAQQVALAVASQFNGEIEVKRVPYIKSLDDVAEFINEVAECEKVMVVSTIITVNVREYLTQKCIEKNISVINVLGPILNVASSILGIMPENNPGALRKIDESYFKRIEAMEFAMQYDDSKDYRGLKNADVVLIGLSRTSKTPLSMYLANKGIKAINIPLMPEVKIPDELYEVDRKKIFGLVINPIQLIEIRKKRLDKFHRVPTGIEYAGDARVLEEFEFADKVMKRLGCKTIDISQRAIEDTALIIMETLKHNK
- a CDS encoding signal peptidase II, with product MNRHYNKDKLIIIGGLPAMWLIYFAFEIVTGRVKDTYTFFLNLSLTLVFALTGYIIYKLSNKFINGFSNKNVILIFFLLLIIDQGIKLIIKNYFFNDYFEIIKGFLAFDPIINTKGSWLNARFNFKVGFTPLIIMNGIALFLFIELYRYYLSKYKKNYWVDNSFIFITVGALCSFIDKIFYGGSLDFIGISDLFIADIKDIYINAGILFFIVLIYKSGYLTDNNSTSLKEDWDLLKEFLIFIKNDILKK